A region of Sulfuricella denitrificans skB26 DNA encodes the following proteins:
- a CDS encoding DUF1841 family protein, whose product MFSPSRDQARRFFFESWQKFHARQPLSGLETIALELMQQHPEYHAIFDNPERYVERDYLPESGETNPFLHLGLHLAIREQVPIDQPRGIAAHYRRLLEKMGSTHDAEHLIMDCLAEMIWQAQRNHTAPDAEIYLACLSRC is encoded by the coding sequence ATGTTTAGCCCCAGTCGCGACCAGGCACGCCGTTTCTTCTTCGAGTCCTGGCAAAAATTCCACGCCAGGCAGCCGCTATCCGGCCTCGAAACTATCGCCCTGGAACTGATGCAGCAACACCCGGAATACCACGCCATCTTCGACAACCCGGAACGCTACGTCGAGCGCGATTATTTGCCTGAGTCGGGAGAAACCAACCCCTTCCTTCACTTGGGCCTGCATCTGGCAATCCGCGAGCAAGTGCCGATCGACCAGCCTCGCGGCATCGCCGCCCACTACCGGCGCCTTCTGGAAAAGATGGGTAGCACGCACGACGCCGAGCATTTGATCATGGACTGCCTGGCAGAAATGATCTGGCAGGCGCAACGAAACCACACGGCGCCGGACGCCGAAATTTATCTTGCCTGCCTGTCCAGATGTTAA
- a CDS encoding Tll0287-like domain-containing protein — protein sequence MKKQLLASATLLLATTTFQAVADDMAQYQEESRKIVKEFASQLGGEMQKEMKANGPVGAIKVCRDVAPTIASEVSRKNGWNVSRKSLKVRNAALGMPDAWEQKVLSDFEKRMEKENPANMEFAEVVTEPQGKFYRYMKAIPVQDVCLKCHGGDDTVAPNVKEALKAEYPHDKATGYTLGQIRGGFSIKRPL from the coding sequence ATGAAAAAACAATTGCTTGCCTCAGCCACCCTGCTGCTCGCCACAACCACCTTCCAGGCCGTAGCCGACGACATGGCCCAGTATCAGGAAGAAAGCCGCAAGATCGTCAAGGAATTCGCCTCGCAACTGGGCGGCGAAATGCAAAAAGAAATGAAGGCCAACGGGCCGGTCGGCGCCATCAAGGTGTGCCGCGACGTAGCGCCCACCATCGCCTCCGAAGTTTCGCGCAAGAACGGCTGGAACGTTAGTCGTAAGTCCCTGAAGGTGCGAAATGCTGCGCTGGGCATGCCGGATGCCTGGGAACAAAAAGTGTTGTCCGACTTTGAAAAACGCATGGAAAAAGAAAACCCGGCCAACATGGAATTCGCCGAGGTCGTCACCGAACCACAGGGCAAATTCTACCGCTACATGAAAGCCATCCCGGTGCAGGATGTCTGCCTGAAATGTCATGGTGGAGATGACACCGTCGCCCCCAACGTGAAGGAAGCACTGAAGGCCGAATACCCCCACGACAAGGCCACCGGCTACACCCTGGGCCAGATCCGCGGCGGCTTCAGCATCAAGCGCCCCCTGTAA
- the ycaO gene encoding 30S ribosomal protein S12 methylthiotransferase accessory factor YcaO, whose product MHTESFIAGKDASLESSIGTMQSRLDNLGFHIEERSWLNPIDGVWSVHIRDRDCPMLFTNGKGASKPAALASALGEFFERLSCNYFWSHYYLGETIANRSFTHYPQEQWFKPGDDGDWPEELLTPELRAFYNPEGSIDADTLVDHNSGNIERGICALPYIRSRDGIRVWFPVNIIGNLYVSNGMSAGNTPAEARTQALSEIFERHVKFRIISEGLCLPEVPDEVIARFPAIEAGIRALRAAGFGILVKDASLGGQYPVMNVTLLNPHDQGCFSSFGAHPRFEIALERSLTELLQGRALDALGGFPEPGFDLDEIASSPNIEIHFVDSSGIISWNFLGDSPDFEFSDWNFSTTTEEDYAWLTERIHAEGRDIYIADFAHLGVYACRIIVPGMSEIYPIDDLEWENNSVGNAIRPAILRLTELSDDECADLLNTLNELGLDDQRPVAALIGLAADAGSFWKDLRVGELKTLLALAIGDEEAIREGCDWVRHFEQLNEQRRKVYRCIESLLNLDDAAPYSDSLKHLYGADTLQQAQALLSGEQRFFGLHSPGMALEGCDMHQRLLAAYGKLHVI is encoded by the coding sequence ATGCACACAGAAAGCTTTATCGCAGGCAAGGATGCCTCGCTGGAATCGTCGATCGGCACCATGCAATCCAGACTGGACAATCTGGGTTTCCATATTGAAGAGCGCTCCTGGCTGAACCCGATAGACGGTGTCTGGTCGGTGCATATCCGCGATCGCGACTGCCCTATGCTATTCACCAACGGCAAGGGCGCATCCAAACCGGCGGCGCTAGCGAGCGCACTGGGCGAGTTTTTCGAGCGCCTTTCCTGCAACTATTTCTGGTCGCATTATTATCTGGGCGAAACGATTGCCAATCGCTCATTCACCCATTATCCGCAAGAACAATGGTTCAAGCCGGGAGACGATGGCGACTGGCCAGAAGAGCTGCTCACACCGGAACTGCGCGCGTTTTACAACCCGGAAGGCAGCATCGATGCCGACACCCTGGTCGATCACAATTCCGGCAATATCGAGCGCGGCATCTGCGCCCTGCCTTACATCCGCAGCCGCGACGGCATCCGCGTCTGGTTCCCGGTCAACATCATCGGCAACTTGTACGTCAGCAATGGCATGTCGGCCGGCAACACCCCCGCCGAGGCACGCACCCAGGCGCTGTCGGAAATTTTCGAACGCCACGTCAAATTCCGCATTATCAGCGAAGGGCTGTGCCTGCCGGAAGTGCCGGACGAGGTGATCGCCCGCTTTCCCGCCATAGAGGCAGGCATCCGCGCACTGCGCGCGGCGGGCTTCGGCATCCTGGTCAAGGACGCCTCGCTGGGCGGGCAATACCCGGTCATGAACGTGACCCTGCTCAACCCGCACGACCAGGGCTGCTTCTCCAGTTTCGGCGCCCATCCGCGCTTCGAAATCGCTTTGGAGCGCTCCCTCACCGAACTGCTGCAAGGCCGTGCGCTGGATGCGTTGGGTGGCTTCCCCGAGCCGGGCTTCGACCTGGACGAAATCGCCAGCTCGCCGAATATCGAAATCCATTTCGTCGATTCCAGCGGCATCATCAGCTGGAACTTCCTCGGCGACTCGCCTGATTTCGAATTCAGTGACTGGAATTTCAGCACCACCACCGAAGAAGACTATGCCTGGCTGACCGAGCGCATCCACGCCGAAGGCCGCGATATCTATATCGCCGACTTCGCCCATCTGGGCGTCTACGCCTGCCGCATCATAGTGCCAGGCATGTCGGAGATTTACCCGATCGACGATCTGGAATGGGAAAACAACAGCGTCGGCAACGCCATCCGCCCCGCCATCCTGCGCCTGACGGAGTTGAGCGACGACGAATGCGCCGATCTGCTCAACACGCTGAACGAACTCGGCCTGGACGACCAGCGACCGGTTGCGGCACTGATCGGCCTGGCCGCCGATGCCGGCTCATTCTGGAAAGACTTGCGCGTAGGCGAGCTAAAAACCCTGCTGGCGCTGGCGATCGGGGATGAAGAAGCGATCCGTGAAGGCTGCGATTGGGTACGCCATTTCGAGCAACTGAACGAACAGCGCCGCAAGGTTTACCGCTGTATCGAAAGCCTGCTCAACCTGGACGATGCCGCTCCGTACAGCGACTCCCTGAAGCACCTTTACGGCGCAGATACGCTGCAACAGGCGCAAGCCCTGCTCAGCGGGGAGCAGCGCTTTTTCGGCCTGCACTCACCGGGGATGGCGCTGGAAGGGTGTGATATGCACCAACGCTTGCTTGCCGCTTATGGAAAACTGCACGTAATATAG
- a CDS encoding OB-fold nucleic acid binding domain-containing protein — translation MKALLAFCMIVAAPFVLAGENPDAIPPVPTVVKGEVLDVKDVESYTYLRLKTRDGETWAAVNKSPVKKGTEVTIENVMVMKNFESKSLKKTFPTIVFGTLSGAGGVVQAAGHDMATAHSGVAKTVDVGDVHVPRASGANARTVAEIMTKGAELKDKPVLVRGKVVKYNSQIMGKNWIHLRDGSGSAVTGSNDVLVTTMSQAKVGDVVTVKGVVRTDKDFGAGYAYKVLIEEATLQQ, via the coding sequence ATGAAAGCCCTGTTGGCGTTCTGCATGATTGTTGCTGCCCCATTCGTTTTGGCAGGTGAAAATCCTGACGCCATCCCACCTGTGCCCACTGTCGTCAAGGGCGAGGTTCTCGATGTCAAGGATGTCGAGAGCTATACTTACCTCCGCCTCAAGACTAGGGACGGCGAGACCTGGGCTGCGGTCAACAAGTCGCCAGTTAAGAAAGGCACCGAAGTCACGATCGAAAACGTGATGGTCATGAAGAACTTCGAGAGCAAGTCGCTGAAGAAGACTTTTCCGACGATAGTTTTCGGCACCTTGAGTGGTGCGGGAGGGGTCGTGCAGGCTGCGGGCCATGATATGGCTACGGCTCACTCCGGCGTCGCCAAGACGGTGGATGTCGGTGATGTCCATGTCCCCAGGGCCAGCGGCGCGAACGCTCGGACCGTTGCGGAAATCATGACCAAAGGCGCCGAACTGAAGGACAAGCCTGTTCTGGTTCGCGGCAAGGTCGTGAAGTACAACTCGCAGATCATGGGGAAAAACTGGATTCATCTGCGCGATGGTTCGGGTTCTGCTGTGACCGGTTCGAACGACGTACTCGTGACAACCATGAGCCAGGCGAAGGTCGGGGATGTCGTGACGGTGAAGGGCGTCGTTCGTACTGACAAGGATTTCGGTGCAGGCTATGCGTATAAAGTGCTCATCGAAGAGGCGACGCTGCAGCAGTAA
- the glgC gene encoding glucose-1-phosphate adenylyltransferase, whose product MKEHDDETCAHTSYCPYRAELAPRFIGALTKKTYAMVLAGGRGSRLQQMTDWRAKPAVPFGGKLRIIDFPLSNCINSGIRRIGVATQYMAHSLIHHIQRGWSFLDDQFNEFIDVLPAQQRVKEGWYEGTANAVFQNLDILRSCAPEYVLILCGDHVYKMDYSRILADHVAKAADVTVACIEVPRAEGREFGIIGVDEEGRVTYFHEKPEHPAAMPGRPDSALASMGIYVFGARFLYEQLIRDHDDPESGHDFGKDLIPYLVTRNRVIAHRFADSCVNMVGDVPYWRDVGTVDAYWEANMDLVQVTPELNLYDDAWPIWTHQKQLPPAKFIFNNDRRRGHAMDSLISSGCIISGATIERSLLFLKVYVGDYSLIQDSVILPNVEIGRHVTLKRVVVDKHCKIPDGFSAGIVPERDKQCFHVTERGITLITPEMLGQTVHRVR is encoded by the coding sequence ATGAAAGAACATGACGACGAAACCTGTGCTCATACTAGTTACTGTCCGTACAGGGCGGAGCTGGCGCCACGCTTCATCGGCGCCCTGACGAAGAAGACTTACGCCATGGTGCTTGCCGGCGGACGCGGCAGCCGGCTGCAGCAGATGACCGACTGGCGCGCCAAGCCGGCCGTTCCATTCGGCGGCAAGCTGCGCATCATCGATTTTCCGCTCAGCAACTGCATCAATTCCGGCATTCGGCGCATCGGGGTGGCGACCCAGTACATGGCGCACAGCCTGATTCACCACATCCAGCGGGGCTGGAGCTTTCTCGATGACCAGTTCAACGAGTTCATCGATGTTTTGCCGGCCCAGCAACGCGTCAAGGAGGGGTGGTATGAGGGCACGGCAAACGCCGTCTTTCAGAATCTGGACATTTTGCGCAGTTGCGCGCCGGAATATGTGCTGATCCTCTGCGGCGACCATGTCTACAAGATGGATTACAGTCGCATACTTGCCGATCATGTCGCGAAAGCGGCGGATGTTACCGTCGCCTGCATCGAGGTGCCGCGCGCTGAGGGGCGGGAGTTCGGTATCATAGGCGTGGACGAGGAAGGGCGGGTAACCTACTTCCACGAAAAGCCGGAACACCCGGCAGCGATGCCCGGCAGACCGGATAGCGCACTGGCGAGCATGGGTATTTACGTATTCGGCGCGCGCTTCCTCTACGAGCAACTCATCCGCGATCACGACGACCCGGAGTCAGGCCACGATTTCGGCAAGGACCTCATTCCCTACCTCGTGACGCGCAACCGTGTTATTGCCCATCGCTTCGCGGACAGCTGCGTCAACATGGTGGGCGATGTGCCGTACTGGCGCGATGTCGGTACGGTGGACGCCTACTGGGAAGCCAACATGGATCTGGTGCAGGTGACACCCGAGCTTAATCTGTACGATGATGCCTGGCCGATCTGGACCCATCAGAAGCAGTTGCCGCCGGCGAAGTTTATTTTCAACAATGACCGCAGGCGCGGCCATGCGATGGATTCGCTGATCTCCAGCGGTTGCATCATCAGCGGCGCGACCATCGAACGCTCCCTGTTGTTCCTGAAAGTGTACGTGGGCGACTACAGCCTGATACAGGACTCGGTCATCCTGCCCAACGTCGAGATCGGTCGCCATGTGACACTGAAGCGCGTGGTAGTGGACAAGCACTGCAAGATTCCCGACGGTTTCTCGGCCGGTATCGTCCCGGAGCGTGACAAACAGTGTTTCCACGTCACCGAGCGCGGCATCACGCTGATCACGCCGGAAATGCTCGGGCAGACCGTCCACAGGGTGCGATGA
- a CDS encoding universal stress protein — translation MKGEVAETLVQSAEREKCDMIIMGTRGM, via the coding sequence TTGAAGGGAGAAGTAGCGGAAACCCTGGTTCAATCCGCCGAGCGGGAAAAGTGCGACATGATCATCATGGGCACGCGTGGGATGTGA
- a CDS encoding universal stress protein encodes MTTIKRIAAGTDLSWYAGRAEVRAAMLAREMGGAELDLVHVIGSLALESLRHLLTQSPEQTERRLIDTAREQLTKLTCELADKHHIPVMPVIEIGHAHEEIVRHAEAIGAGLVVLGAHGGSFVRKLFLGSTAERSLRKLSCPVLIVRREPRGPYRNVLVPVDFSEPSRRAVQMALRIAPQADITLLHVFEVPFEGNLHFAGVSDENIRSYRILAREQANSAMRQFVFELESDDDRVSHTVEFGNAPGVIREKAETIAPDLIVMGKHGQSEWEDMLFGSVTKHVLSEAGCDVLVVSL; translated from the coding sequence ATGACCACAATAAAGCGGATCGCAGCGGGCACCGACCTGTCCTGGTACGCTGGCCGTGCCGAAGTCCGTGCGGCGATGCTGGCGCGCGAGATGGGCGGCGCGGAGTTGGACCTGGTGCATGTCATCGGCAGCCTGGCGCTGGAATCGCTGCGCCATCTGCTCACCCAGTCCCCCGAGCAAACCGAGCGGCGGCTGATTGATACAGCCAGGGAACAACTTACAAAACTGACTTGCGAGCTTGCTGATAAGCATCATATTCCAGTCATGCCTGTCATCGAAATCGGCCACGCCCATGAAGAGATCGTGCGCCACGCCGAAGCCATAGGCGCCGGCCTGGTAGTGCTGGGCGCTCACGGCGGCAGCTTCGTGCGCAAGCTGTTTCTCGGCTCCACCGCCGAGAGATCGCTACGCAAGCTGTCCTGCCCGGTGCTGATCGTCAGGCGCGAGCCGCGCGGCCCGTACCGTAACGTACTGGTGCCGGTGGATTTTTCCGAACCTTCCCGACGCGCTGTACAGATGGCCTTGCGCATCGCCCCCCAAGCCGATATCACCCTGCTGCATGTGTTCGAAGTGCCGTTCGAGGGCAATCTGCATTTTGCCGGCGTGAGCGACGAAAACATCCGGTCCTACCGTATCCTGGCACGCGAACAGGCGAACAGTGCCATGCGGCAATTTGTTTTTGAACTGGAATCTGATGATGACCGGGTCTCACACACGGTAGAGTTCGGCAATGCACCTGGCGTGATCAGGGAAAAGGCGGAAACCATCGCCCCCGACCTGATCGTCATGGGCAAGCATGGCCAGTCGGAATGGGAAGACATGCTGTTTGGCAGCGTCACCAAGCATGTGCTGAGCGAAGCCGGCTGCGACGTGCTGGTGGTCAGTCTGTAA
- a CDS encoding CBS domain-containing protein: MFSIYGVTGPIFHGPLEQLIQVPGVMRARHARGLDREDERLGAEMPVVGLDSDQNGANFESAARAYQGMSYQETERGPLYHAYQIMSREVTAVQAESRIENAWRTLVTGRIRQAPVLDSAYRLVGIVSERDLLTVLNVEDGAVRDVLARTVAEVMVSPVVSTDPIADIRRVARVLLDTGFTGVPVVNEAGEMVGFLSRGDILRAVIADPPLSLWA; the protein is encoded by the coding sequence TTGTTCTCTATCTATGGTGTCACCGGCCCAATTTTCCACGGACCACTGGAGCAGTTGATTCAGGTACCGGGGGTGATGCGCGCCCGGCATGCTCGCGGCCTTGATCGCGAGGATGAGAGACTGGGTGCGGAGATGCCGGTGGTCGGCCTGGACTCGGATCAAAACGGCGCAAATTTTGAATCTGCCGCCCGTGCTTATCAGGGGATGAGCTATCAAGAGACTGAACGCGGGCCACTTTATCACGCCTACCAGATCATGAGCCGGGAAGTGACGGCGGTGCAGGCGGAGTCGCGGATCGAGAACGCCTGGCGCACCCTTGTGACAGGGCGAATTCGCCAGGCCCCGGTGCTGGATAGTGCGTATCGCCTGGTGGGCATCGTCTCCGAGCGCGACCTGCTCACCGTGCTCAACGTGGAAGACGGCGCGGTGCGCGATGTTCTGGCCCGCACCGTGGCCGAAGTGATGGTCAGCCCCGTGGTGAGTACCGACCCGATCGCCGATATCCGCCGCGTGGCACGCGTGCTGCTGGATACCGGCTTTACCGGCGTGCCGGTAGTGAACGAGGCGGGAGAGATGGTGGGCTTCCTCTCGCGCGGCGATATCCTGCGCGCGGTCATTGCCGACCCGCCCCTGAGTTTGTGGGCGTGA
- a CDS encoding rhodanese-like domain-containing protein gives MIARLFAVVLFALSLGACAEPPYTNVDNAKLKELLAQGVPLYDIRLPEEWRQTGVVEGSRKLTFFDAAGRTNPEFLPRFSAEVDKNAPVVLICRSGNRTDAAARELAKMGYTQVYNVRNGINRWMSDNNPVIRN, from the coding sequence ATGATCGCTCGCCTCTTCGCTGTCGTTCTTTTTGCACTCAGTCTCGGCGCTTGCGCAGAGCCGCCCTACACCAACGTCGATAACGCCAAGTTGAAAGAGCTGCTGGCGCAGGGCGTGCCTCTGTACGACATCCGCCTGCCGGAGGAATGGCGCCAGACCGGCGTGGTGGAAGGCAGCCGCAAACTGACCTTCTTTGACGCAGCCGGACGGACGAACCCGGAATTTTTGCCGCGCTTCAGCGCCGAGGTGGACAAGAATGCGCCGGTCGTCCTGATCTGCCGCAGCGGCAACCGCACCGACGCCGCGGCGCGTGAACTGGCGAAGATGGGCTATACGCAGGTTTACAACGTGCGTAACGGCATCAACCGCTGGATGAGCGATAACAACCCGGTCATCCGAAACTGA
- a CDS encoding TerC family protein codes for MNTNSAVSIGEPWMWAAFIAFVLVMLALDLFVFGGRKAHKVSGREATAWSLVWVSLALLFNAGLWWYLNGTAGQEIADRKALEFLTGYLIEKSLSVDNVFIFLLIFSSFHVSAEFQRRVLIYGVLGAIVLRAVMILAGAWLVQEFSWVLYIFGFFLVVTGMRMLVMAEKEPDLNKNPVLKFARRHLRISESHHGEEFTVMKDGVRYFTPLFLVLILIETSDVVFAVDSIPAIFAITTDPFIVFTSNIFAIMGLRALYFLLADVADRFHLLKYGLAMVLTFIGAKMLIAPWYHVPVAASLAIVAVLIGASVVASLIATRNKPSH; via the coding sequence ATGAATACGAATAGCGCAGTCTCCATTGGCGAACCCTGGATGTGGGCTGCCTTCATCGCTTTCGTGCTGGTCATGCTGGCGCTGGACCTGTTCGTCTTCGGCGGCAGGAAGGCGCACAAGGTCAGCGGCCGGGAGGCGACCGCCTGGTCGCTGGTCTGGGTCAGCCTCGCGCTGTTATTCAACGCCGGCCTGTGGTGGTATCTGAACGGCACGGCCGGGCAGGAGATCGCCGACCGCAAGGCGCTGGAATTCCTCACCGGCTATCTGATCGAGAAGTCGCTGTCGGTGGACAACGTGTTTATCTTCCTGCTGATTTTCTCGTCCTTCCACGTCTCCGCTGAATTTCAGCGTCGGGTGCTTATCTACGGCGTGCTGGGTGCGATCGTCCTGCGCGCCGTCATGATTCTGGCCGGGGCCTGGCTGGTGCAGGAGTTCAGTTGGGTGCTGTATATCTTCGGTTTCTTTCTGGTGGTGACCGGTATGCGCATGCTGGTCATGGCGGAGAAGGAACCTGACCTGAACAAGAACCCGGTGCTGAAATTCGCGCGCCGGCATCTGCGCATCTCCGAGAGCCATCACGGCGAGGAATTCACCGTGATGAAGGACGGCGTGCGCTATTTCACGCCGCTGTTTCTGGTGTTGATCCTGATCGAGACTTCCGACGTGGTGTTCGCAGTGGACTCCATCCCGGCCATCTTCGCCATCACCACTGACCCCTTCATCGTCTTTACCTCCAACATCTTCGCCATCATGGGCTTGCGGGCGCTGTATTTCCTGCTCGCCGACGTGGCGGACCGCTTCCATCTGCTGAAATACGGCCTGGCCATGGTGCTCACCTTCATCGGTGCCAAGATGTTGATCGCACCCTGGTATCACGTGCCGGTGGCAGCCTCGCTGGCCATCGTCGCCGTCCTGATCGGGGCGAGCGTCGTCGCCAGCTTGATTGCCACGCGCAACAAGCCCTCCCATTGA